DNA from Cyanobacteriota bacterium:
AAGGCTGAAGTCATGGTGATTACCCCTCAGTTACCTAAATCAAGTGTGTTTAGATTAATAGTCTGGACAGTTTGGTGCGTAGTAAACGCGCGAGCCAGTTAGGATGTTCGTAGTGAGGACTTAAGTCCTCACTACAAGCTTTAGGTGCAGTTACGCCCTAGCGTTCCCGCAGATTACTATCATCGATTGCCTGAATCAAGTGTGTTCAGATTAATAGTTTGGACAGTTTGATGCGTAGCAAGCGCGAGCCAGTTAGGATGTTCGTAGTGAGGACTTAAGTCCTCACTACAAGCTTTAGGTGCAATTATGTCCTAGCGTTCCTGCGGGTCACTATTATCGATACTACAGTGCTGAAGCATTCATTACAAGTTTGATGATCAGCATCGTATATCGCTACTTGTGCTCCACAAAGTCGGCATCAATCACATCGCCACCTTGACTACCTGGGGAATTGTTGCTGCCTGTGCTGCTATTTGTCTGGGCATAGACAGCGCTGCCGATTTGCATGAGTGCTTGCTGAATGTCACTAGTGAGGGATTTCATGCGATCGTAGTTTTCTCGGTCTATAGCTGCTCGCAGGTCTTTAATCATCCCTTCTAGGCGAGTTTTGTCAGCAGCAGGAACTTTGTCGCCCAGGTCTTTGAGTTGCTTTTCGGCCTGATAGGCAACAGAGTCAGCATTGTTCTTGGTGTCGATTTGTTCGCGACGGCGGCGATCAGCTTCAGCATTACGCTCAGCTTCCTTCACCATACGCTCAACCTCTGATTGATCGAGGGTAGATGCGCCTGTGATTGTGATTGATTGCTGTTTACCGCTGGCTTTGTCTTTAGCAGAGACAGAGAGAATGCCGTTCGCATCAATGTCAAAGGTGACTTCGATTTGCGGAATACCGCGCGGTGCGGGAGGAATGCCATCGAGTTTGAAGGTGCCCAGGCTCTTGTTGTCGGCAGCCATCTCCCGTTCACCTTGCAACACATGGATTTCCACACTGGTTTGGCCGTCAGCAGCAGTGGAAAAGATTTCAGACTTTTTCACTGGAATGGTAGTGTTGCGGGGGATGATCTTAGTCATCACGCCACCCAAGGTTTCCACACCTAACGATAGCGGTGTCACATCCAACAGCAACACATCTTTAACATCACCTGCCAGCACACCCGCTTGAATGGCAGCTCCTACGGCCACCACTTCATCCGGGTTCACACCCTGACAGGGGTCTTTGCCTGTGATTTGCCGCACCAGTTGTTGCACAGCAGGAATGCGGGTTGAACCACCAACGAGGACAACCTCATCAATGTCAGCAGCAGTGAGTTTGGCATCCCGGAGGGCCTGATCCACGGGTTTGCGGCAGCGATCGAGTAAATCGCTACACAATTGCTCAAACTGCCCTCTGGTTAGAGTCATATCCAGATGCTTCGGCCCATCTTGAGTAGCCGTAATGAAGGGCAAGTTGATATGCGTTTGGGTTGCGCTTGACAGTTCAATCTTGGCTTTTTCAGCCGCTTCCGTCAGGCGTTGCAGGGCTTGCCTGTCTTTGCGCAGATCGATACCCTCATTGCGCTGAAATTCGGTAGCTAGCCAATCCACGATTTTTTTGTCAAAGTCATCCCCACCCAAGTGAGTATCGCCACTGGTGGCTTTGACCTCGAACACGCCATCCCCAACTTCCAGGATGGAAACATCAAACGTGCCACCACCCAAGTCAAATACTAGGATGGTTTCATTATTTTTCTTGTCCAAACCATAGGCTAGGGCTGCTGCCGTCGGTTCGTTGATAATGCGCAGCACTTCAATGCCTGCAATTTTACCTGCGTCTTTTGTGGCTTGCCGCTGCGAGTCATTGAAGTAGGCAGGAACGGTGATTACCGCTTGCTTCACTGGTTCACCCAGATACTTACTAGCATCATCCACGAGTTTGCGCAGTACCTCAGCAGATATTTCCTCTGGCGCAAACTGCTTCTTCTGCATTGGACAATCTAGTTTGACGTTGCCCTTGCCGTCACGCAGTACCTTGTAGGACACTTGCGTTGATTCACCTGTCACTTCGTCGTACTTGCGGCCAATAAATCGCTTGACCGAGTAGAAAGTATTTTCCGGGTTCATGACCGCTTGCCGTTTGGCAATTTGCCCCACCAGCTTATCCCCAGTCTTGGTAAAGGCAACAACTGATGGCGTGGTGCGGTTACCTTCAGCATTGGCAATCACAACGGGCTGCCCGCCTTCCATTACCGCCACGCAGGAGTTTGTTGTTCCTAGGTCAATCCCTACTACTTTTGCCATCGACAGCATCCTCCCTTGTTCAAAGTCTTAAACTGTTTGCAGTGCTACCAGCGGGGGACTTGAAGCATTTGACCGTATACGTTTCAACCTGATGCTACTGGGCACTGAACGACGGGCATGAGATGGCGAAACCTCCTTGACCCATCATTACAGTTGCGGTTAGCCCCCTCGCAGCCAGCTTTCTCCAGGTATCGAATTCTGTAGCTGACTGAACGCTTTACTCACTGCCAAAGCCCAGTCGATACTCAGAGAGTCTTACTAGAACAAGTGTAGAACCTAGTTCAGATTCAAGGGGATCGGTTTTCCAGAGGAGAGAAGTGCTTGTTTCCGACCCTATTCTGTCTTGAGCGTGCTAGTAGCGCCGCTCTTGGGGTTGAAAGCGGGTGATGGTGACGGGGCGATCGCCGATGTCAATGCCAGAGGGGGAATAGTAGGCCATAGTGTGTTTGAGAAAGTTAGTGTCGTCGCGATCAGGATAGTCTTCACGGTAGTGGGCACCCCGACTTTCTCGGCGGTGTAGGGCCGAGGTCAGAATCACCTCTGCCACAACCAATAAGCTGCGGAGTTCCAGGGCTTCAACTAACTCGGTGTTCCAGCAAGTACCTTTGTCGTCTAAATAGATTTGGTGGTAGCGGTCTCGAATCTCGTGCAGGCGGTGCAAGCCCTCGGCCATCAGGTCTGCTGTGCGGAACACTCCACAATAGTCTGTCATGCAGTCTTGTAGGGTTTGTCGCACTTGAGCAATGCGATAGGGGCCAGTCTGATCAAGTAGAGCCTGAAGTTGATGGCGGCTGCTAGTCAGGTAGGTTTGGGCATCTAGGTCAGGGAGCTTGCGAGATGGCAGGTAGCGGACGATCGCAGCCCCAGTTCGTCGTCCATATACCACACATTCCAGCAGCGAGTTGCTACCCAAACGATTTGCCCCATGAACCGATACACAGGCAGCTTCCCCAGCGGCAAACAGTCCATCTATTAGCCCTGTGGCACTGGCTCGCACCTGTCCATCAGTAGTAGTGGGAATGCCACCCATGGAGTAATGGACGGTAGGACGCACAGGCAGCGGCTGATGAATGGCATCAATCCCCAACAGGCGATGGGCTTCTTCCCAACAGAAGGGCACCCGACTC
Protein-coding regions in this window:
- the dnaK gene encoding molecular chaperone DnaK; its protein translation is MAKVVGIDLGTTNSCVAVMEGGQPVVIANAEGNRTTPSVVAFTKTGDKLVGQIAKRQAVMNPENTFYSVKRFIGRKYDEVTGESTQVSYKVLRDGKGNVKLDCPMQKKQFAPEEISAEVLRKLVDDASKYLGEPVKQAVITVPAYFNDSQRQATKDAGKIAGIEVLRIINEPTAAALAYGLDKKNNETILVFDLGGGTFDVSILEVGDGVFEVKATSGDTHLGGDDFDKKIVDWLATEFQRNEGIDLRKDRQALQRLTEAAEKAKIELSSATQTHINLPFITATQDGPKHLDMTLTRGQFEQLCSDLLDRCRKPVDQALRDAKLTAADIDEVVLVGGSTRIPAVQQLVRQITGKDPCQGVNPDEVVAVGAAIQAGVLAGDVKDVLLLDVTPLSLGVETLGGVMTKIIPRNTTIPVKKSEIFSTAADGQTSVEIHVLQGEREMAADNKSLGTFKLDGIPPAPRGIPQIEVTFDIDANGILSVSAKDKASGKQQSITITGASTLDQSEVERMVKEAERNAEADRRRREQIDTKNNADSVAYQAEKQLKDLGDKVPAADKTRLEGMIKDLRAAIDRENYDRMKSLTSDIQQALMQIGSAVYAQTNSSTGSNNSPGSQGGDVIDADFVEHK